The genomic stretch CCCATCCACCAGCCCTTCCATGCTTCTCCGAGGTGTTGACGTGCCGATCACCCGCTCCCACATCCGCGCGACCCTCGACAGCTACCTGACTCGGCACCCGCACGAGCGAGAGTCCCTGGCCGGCCTGTTTGCCGTCCTGGACGGGCCGGACGACCCGTCCAGCCGGGCGACTCTTCCCGGCCACGTCACCTGCAGCGCGGTCGTCATCGACCGAGACCGGCGCGTACTGCACATCGTCCACAAGGCCACTGGGCTGCTGCTCACCCCGGGCGGGCACGCCGAGGCGGACCGGAGCCTGATGGCCGCTGCTCTTCGGGAGGTGTCCGAGGAGACGGGCATCCGGCCCGGTGACCTGTGTCTGACCCCGCAGTTCCTGGGCGGCCCGATCGACATCGACGTGCACGGGATCAACGCCAATCCCGCAAAGGGCGAGCCGAGCCATCAGCACTTCGACTTCCGCTTCGCCTTCTACGTCAGCGCCGAGCAGCTGCCGCCGCTCAGGCTCCAGGACGAAGAGGTCTCGGGTTCCCAGTGGCTTGCGTTCGCCGACGTCAGGTCCCCAACGCTGCGGGCCAAGCTGTCGGACGCCGAGGCCGATGGGCTCGACGGGCAGCCGGAGCCAGTCAACGCGTCGGCTCTGGTCCACGACGGCTTCGGACGCTACCTGCTTCATCTCAGGGATCTGCGGGAGGGCATCTGGGCGCCCGGGGTCTTCGACCTCCTGGGAGGCGGGCGCGAAAGGGATGACCGGGGCCTGGAGGACACCTTGCGGCGGGAGCTCGCCGAGGAGGCCCCCGGCCTTGCACCGGTGGGCTTGGCGCCCTACGCAGTCGAAGAGGCGAGGAGCGTCGACGGCCTCGCGGTGCCGATCAAGGTCTTCACGGCCCGCTGGAGCGGACACCCCGACACGGCGGGCCTACAAGAGGGCGTCCTTCTGCAATGGTTCACCCCCGACATGCTGGACCGACTACCCATGAGTCCCGGTCTCGGCGACCTGATCCGCCGCCACGCGGCCGAGCACCCCCCGGCCGGCAGCCCGCCGGACCGCATCCGCCCACTGCACGAAGAGGCACCGGAGGGGACCGAACTCCACATCATCGGCGTCCACCTTCACCTCCAGGACGAGCAGGGCCGGATCCTCCTCGGACTGCGCCATCCCGACTCGGCCTTCGCGCCGGACGAATGGCACTTTTTGGCAGGTCATTGCGAGAGGGAAGCCGCCATCAGCTGTTTGGTGCGCGAAGCTCAG from Streptomyces mirabilis encodes the following:
- a CDS encoding NUDIX domain-containing protein; protein product: MPITRSHIRATLDSYLTRHPHERESLAGLFAVLDGPDDPSSRATLPGHVTCSAVVIDRDRRVLHIVHKATGLLLTPGGHAEADRSLMAAALREVSEETGIRPGDLCLTPQFLGGPIDIDVHGINANPAKGEPSHQHFDFRFAFYVSAEQLPPLRLQDEEVSGSQWLAFADVRSPTLRAKLSDAEADGLDGQPEPVNASALVHDGFGRYLLHLRDLREGIWAPGVFDLLGGGRERDDRGLEDTLRRELAEEAPGLAPVGLAPYAVEEARSVDGLAVPIKVFTARWSGHPDTAGLQEGVLLQWFTPDMLDRLPMSPGLGDLIRRHAAEHPPAGSPPDRIRPLHEEAPEGTELHIIGVHLHLQDEQGRILLGLRHPDSAFAPDEWHFLAGHCEREAAISCLVREAQEEAGLIIDPGDIELVHVVHHVDSPTARARIALVFQARAWSGTPQLLEPDRCVAWRWFSPQDLPAKVVPYTRLAIEGIVAGRPYTQTGW